TCGGCATTGGCGTGCCGGGAATCGTCGATCCCGACGGGATGGTTTTGCTGGCACCCAATCTGGAGTGGAATGATGTCCAACTGCGCCACGATCTCTCCCAACGTGTGGAATTACCCGTCATCCTTGAAAATGAAGCCAATGCCGGCGCATACGGGGAGAAAATGTTTGGAGAGCACGCCAACGTTGATGAACTGATCTATGTCAGTGCCGGAATCGGTTTAGGGACGGGAATTATTATCGACGGCAAGTTATACAAAGGAGTCGGTGGATACTCAGGGGAAATGGGCCATATCATTGTTGAGCCTGATGGATTGAAGTGCCGTTGCGGCAGCCGTGGATGTTGGGAGCGATACGCATCGGAACAAGCGGTTCTAACATCCGCACAGCAATTAAAACGTGATCATCCTCACCTTTTTCCCTTCAAGGAGTCGGGGATCTCCCTTGAGCACCTAATCACGTTGGCAGAAAGTAAAAACGAGGCGGTTATCGCGCTTTTTCAACGGGTTGCTTATTATATGGGAATTGGCATCAACAACATCATCAATACGTTTAATCCCGAGCGTGTGATCATCGGCAATCGCTTGGCCACTGCCCAGCCGTGGCTACAGAAGACCCTCTTTGCCACCATCGATCACCGCACCCTTCACTTTCATCGACAAAACGTGACCCTCTCTTTTTCCAACCTGGATGATCGCTCTTGTTGCTTAGGCATGGCCTCCTTTGTAATCGAAGGTTTTTTTGAGGAGAGTCAGTTGTCGCTGGATCGTTTGCGATAATCGTCAGCTGACAACCCCTATCCTCCCGCTCCATAAACCCTCCCTGTTTTCTAACCATCGCGTTTATCATCAATTAGAACCTCTGAGTATTTATCCCCATGGCTGGTTACCTTATATAGGAAACCGCCATGGGGATGTGT
This sequence is a window from Desmospora activa DSM 45169. Protein-coding genes within it:
- a CDS encoding ROK family transcriptional regulator; this encodes MNVTGNYQLVKRINKSLVLQTLRHRSPLSRAELAQLTGLNKTTISSLVSELLDEQLLYESGPGQSKGGRRPVMLHFNGNAGYAIGIDLGVNYVVGILTDLNGKILREQRLPLQDKDYNRVLAQIDSLVTTLMADIPASRYGAVGIGIGVPGIVDPDGMVLLAPNLEWNDVQLRHDLSQRVELPVILENEANAGAYGEKMFGEHANVDELIYVSAGIGLGTGIIIDGKLYKGVGGYSGEMGHIIVEPDGLKCRCGSRGCWERYASEQAVLTSAQQLKRDHPHLFPFKESGISLEHLITLAESKNEAVIALFQRVAYYMGIGINNIINTFNPERVIIGNRLATAQPWLQKTLFATIDHRTLHFHRQNVTLSFSNLDDRSCCLGMASFVIEGFFEESQLSLDRLR